One Nicotiana tomentosiformis chromosome 4, ASM39032v3, whole genome shotgun sequence genomic window carries:
- the LOC138908968 gene encoding uncharacterized protein → MNKEEFAVDEKTYENLDGLKIKIITSNIGRRYKKVGENIYLMLEKETARLEDSLTAMTRIIKENEEIDRKNEIEKIRQQAKKELQQVEENKNTRIMELEKELAILKELYENKQREREKKKELEQEERLKEEIEKFREKLKEDIEVKLEEINETNNENEQNTESSEDSEISETYTELITKTNNIINPEIYAGDISEKPSTSKERKYKQTIPTYYNNNYERSDRSKVLWDKRLNRKWTPKTINEQYNFLDLDCVEDVNKIIQLWVGYISKQLIDNKIPIPEAPGYIERTIIGTVKLWIQNLNDESIKALRSNKKFDGESATTTIDILIKYELAIRNEFSSMTTEIEEQQKEKTVSRNLMNKLAICNMCYIDEYTCAFKEYYYKGTYSVEEGKEIRKIYFTKLPEPFSSKIIRDWEKAGLEDTLGARIRYLKNWFIELCEKHKEEIKMEKTLIKNLTCCKIKTAPQFGCTDNYYKKKNYKRKYKKYRRNKLKYKYKNPRKRYYIKDYKRKRPYRIKKKLSECTCYNCGKLGHLAKDCKLPRDPKKKQITEINTDNEEYMQLDYIDYELDSEDSIYELEPELETEIESEKELSDIEEND, encoded by the coding sequence atgaataaagaaGAATTTGCGGTAGACGAAAAAACATACGAAAATTTGGatggattaaaaataaaaataataacttcaaatatagGAAGAAGATATAAGAAAGTAGGAGAAAACATATATTTAATGTTAGAAAAAGAAACTGCAAGATTAGAAGATAGTTTAACAGCAATGACaagaataataaaagaaaatgaagaaattgataggaaaaatgaaattgaaaaaattaggcaacaagctaaaaaagaattacagcaagtggaagaaaacaaaaacaccaggataatggaattagaaaaagaattagCAATATTAAAAGAATTGTATGAAAACAaacagagagaaagagaaaagaaaaaagaattagagCAAGAAGAAAGATTGAAGGAAGAAATAGAAAAATTTAGGGAAAAATTAAAAGAGGACATAGAAGTAAAACTTGAAGAAATAAATGAAACTAATAATGAAAATGAACAGAATACAGAAAGTTCAGAAGATTcagaaataagtgaaacatatacagaacttataACTAAAACAAATAACATAATAAATCCAGAAATATATGCCGGAGATATAAGCGAAAAACCAAGtacatcaaaagaaagaaaatacaaacaaacaataccaacatattacAATAATAATTATGAACGAAGTGACAGAAGTAAAGTATTATGGGATAAAAGATTAAACAGAAAATGGACACCAAAAACAATAAATGAACAATATAACTTTTTGGACTTAGATTGCGTAGAAGAcgttaataaaataatacaactatgggtaggatatatatcaaaacaattaatagataataaaataccaattccagaagcaccaggatatatagaaaggACAATAATAGGAACAGTAAAATTATGGATACAAAATCTAAATGATGAAAGTATAAAAGCAttaagaagtaataaaaaattcGATGGTGAATCAGCTACAACAACTATAGACATAttaataaaatatgaattagCTATAAGAAATGAATTTAGTAGTATGACAACAGAAATAGAAgagcaacaaaaagaaaaaacagtAAGTAGAAATCTAATGAACAAACTAGCTATATGTAACATGTGTTACATAGACGAATATACGTGTGCATTTAAAGAATATTACTATAAAGGAACATATAGTgttgaagaaggaaaagaaatcagaaaaatatactttacaaaattaccagaaccttttagTTCTAAAATAATAAGAGATTGGGAAAAAGCAGGATTAGAAGATACCTTAGGAGCTAGAATTAGATATTTAAAGAATTGGTTTATAGAATTATGTgaaaaacataaagaagaaattaaaatggAAAAAACACTGATAAAAAACCTTACATGTTGTAAAATTAAAACTGCACCCCAGTTTGGATGTACAGAtaattattataaaaagaaaaattataaaagaaaatataaaaaatatagaagaaaTAAGTTAAAATATAAGTATAAAAACCCGAGGAAAAGATATTATATAAAAGATTACAAAAGAAAAAGACCATATAGAATTAAGAAAAAATTATCCGAATGTACTTGttacaattgtggaaaattaggacACCTAGCCAAAGATTGTAAATTACCTAGAGACCCTAAAAAGaaacaaataacagaaattaacaCTGATAATGAAGAATACATGCAACTAGACTATATAGATTATGAAttagatagtgaagatagtatTTATGAATTAGAACCTGAATTAGAAACAGAAATAGAATCAGAAAAAGAACTATCAGATATAGAGGAAAATGACTGA